In Pedobacter sp. WC2423, the following are encoded in one genomic region:
- a CDS encoding two-component system response regulator, translating into MEKKRKVLIIDDDNRNIFALKAVLKSKGYQCVSAIGGEEGLQLLEEQKDIAVVLMDMMMPGMDGYEAMAIMSKDPELKEIPVIAVTAQAMLGDKERCLNAGAVGYVSKPINVDSLTDLLVKYI; encoded by the coding sequence ATGGAAAAGAAGAGAAAAGTATTAATAATAGATGACGATAACAGGAATATCTTTGCCTTAAAGGCAGTGTTAAAATCTAAAGGTTATCAATGCGTTTCGGCAATTGGTGGTGAAGAAGGTTTACAATTGCTGGAAGAACAAAAAGATATTGCAGTAGTATTAATGGATATGATGATGCCTGGAATGGATGGTTATGAAGCCATGGCAATCATGAGTAAAGATCCTGAATTAAAAGAAATTCCTGTTATTGCGGTTACTGCGCAGGCAATGCTTGGAGATAAAGAACGCTGCCTGAATGCAGGTGCAGTTGGTTATGTGTCCAAGCCTATTAACGTAGATAGCTTAACCGATTTATTAGTTAAATATATTTAA